A single Dictyoglomus sp. DNA region contains:
- a CDS encoding iron-containing alcohol dehydrogenase, which produces MNKFVFYNPTKIIFGVDTTNEVGKEVKNYGKKVLIISGQGSIKKIGLYDKVVKILKEEIEIFELEGVKPNPRVDLVRKGIKMVKENNIDLLLAVGGGSVIDTAKAISAGLSYDGDVWDLFRYRKPIKQGIPIGVILTLAATGSEMNGNAVISNLETQEKLAISSPYLYPKFSILDPKNTVTVPLNHTLYGIVDILSHVFEQYFDRTEGAILQDRFAESIMKTIIETTPKLIENPEDINARAIILWCGTNALNGIIGVGKEQDWATHSIEHAISAIYDIPHGLGLAIVFPHWMKYVIDAIPHKFAQFARNVWNIQGDDNLKVGLEGIEKLINFYESIGIPTKLSKIGINEEKIEEMAEKATIFGPIGNVKRLTKEDVINILKMCL; this is translated from the coding sequence ATGAATAAATTTGTTTTTTATAATCCTACTAAAATAATTTTTGGGGTTGATACAACTAATGAAGTAGGGAAGGAAGTTAAAAACTATGGAAAAAAGGTTTTAATAATATCAGGTCAAGGAAGTATTAAAAAGATTGGACTTTACGATAAAGTAGTAAAAATTTTAAAAGAAGAAATAGAAATTTTTGAGCTTGAGGGAGTTAAGCCAAATCCAAGGGTTGATCTAGTTAGAAAAGGAATAAAAATGGTTAAAGAAAATAATATTGATCTTTTGCTTGCAGTAGGGGGTGGAAGTGTTATAGACACAGCAAAAGCAATTTCAGCAGGACTTTCTTATGATGGAGATGTATGGGATCTTTTTAGATACAGAAAACCAATAAAACAAGGTATTCCTATTGGAGTAATTTTAACCCTTGCTGCAACAGGTTCGGAAATGAATGGTAATGCAGTTATTTCGAATTTAGAAACCCAAGAAAAGCTTGCTATATCAAGTCCTTATTTATATCCAAAATTTTCTATCCTTGACCCTAAAAACACAGTGACTGTTCCTTTAAATCATACCTTATATGGTATAGTAGATATTCTGTCCCATGTTTTTGAACAATATTTTGATAGGACTGAAGGAGCAATTCTTCAAGACAGATTTGCTGAATCAATTATGAAAACCATAATTGAAACTACTCCTAAATTAATTGAAAATCCAGAAGATATCAACGCAAGAGCTATAATTCTTTGGTGTGGAACCAATGCCCTAAATGGAATAATAGGAGTAGGAAAGGAACAAGATTGGGCTACTCACTCCATAGAACATGCTATTTCTGCAATATATGATATTCCTCACGGTTTAGGTCTTGCTATTGTATTTCCTCACTGGATGAAATATGTCATTGATGCTATACCCCACAAGTTTGCCCAATTTGCAAGAAATGTTTGGAACATTCAAGGTGATGATAATCTTAAAGTAGGATTAGAAGGTATTGAGAAGCTAATAAATTTCTACGAAAGTATTGGAATTCCTACGAAACTTTCAAAAATAGGAATAAATGAAGAAAAAATAGAAGAAATGGCGGAGAAAGCGACAATTTTTGGACCTATAGGTAATGTTAAAAGGCTTACAAAGGAAGACGTAATAAATATTTTAAAGATGTGTTTATGA